One Actinomadura viridis genomic region harbors:
- a CDS encoding glycosyltransferase family 4 protein — MRVCVCTIVHHPEDARILHRQIRALIDAGHEVTYIAPFRACNVTPWREISPVDVPRAAGRRRLRALRAAHRALVEHAAYADVVLLHDPELLVSLPREVRRRTVVWDVHEDTAAALSAKGWVPGPARPLLRPLVRRLEARAERRHRLLLAEEGYRSRFRGEHPVVPNTTYVAETPPGAPDGVRAVYVGHLSAARGALDMIGMARLLAPEGIMVELIGAADPEVRPQLRAAQRDGVLRWYGFVPNDRALRIAEGAMAGLALLHDEPNYRHSMPTKVVEYMARGIPVITTPNPPAVRIVEPAGCGIVVPFGDPAAAADAVRKLRADPGLRTDLGRRGHETARARFHWPVHAERFVAQLETWAGRTPTPPPATAPAPAPATAQPPAQTWEGAR; from the coding sequence ATGCGGGTCTGCGTTTGCACGATCGTGCACCACCCCGAGGACGCACGGATTCTGCACCGGCAGATCCGTGCACTGATCGACGCGGGCCACGAGGTCACCTATATCGCCCCTTTCCGGGCCTGCAATGTGACCCCATGGCGTGAGATCAGCCCGGTGGACGTGCCCCGGGCGGCCGGCCGCCGGCGGCTGCGCGCGCTGCGCGCCGCCCACCGGGCGCTGGTCGAGCACGCCGCCTACGCGGACGTGGTGCTGCTGCACGATCCCGAGCTGCTGGTCTCCCTGCCGCGCGAGGTGCGCCGCCGCACGGTGGTGTGGGACGTCCACGAGGACACCGCCGCCGCCCTGTCCGCCAAGGGCTGGGTGCCCGGCCCGGCCCGGCCGCTGCTGCGGCCCCTGGTCCGGCGCCTGGAGGCACGCGCCGAGCGGCGGCACCGGCTGCTGCTGGCCGAGGAGGGCTACCGGTCCCGGTTCCGCGGGGAGCATCCGGTGGTGCCCAACACGACCTATGTCGCCGAGACGCCGCCCGGCGCGCCCGACGGCGTCCGGGCCGTCTACGTCGGCCACCTGTCGGCCGCGCGGGGCGCCCTCGACATGATCGGGATGGCCCGGCTGCTGGCGCCCGAGGGGATCATGGTGGAGCTGATCGGCGCCGCCGACCCGGAGGTCCGTCCCCAGCTGCGCGCCGCCCAGCGCGACGGGGTGCTGCGCTGGTACGGGTTCGTCCCCAACGACCGGGCCCTGCGCATCGCCGAGGGCGCCATGGCCGGCCTGGCGCTGCTGCACGACGAGCCCAACTACCGCCACTCGATGCCGACCAAGGTCGTGGAGTACATGGCGCGCGGCATCCCGGTGATCACCACGCCCAACCCGCCCGCCGTGCGGATCGTGGAACCGGCCGGTTGCGGGATCGTGGTCCCGTTCGGCGACCCGGCCGCCGCCGCGGACGCGGTGCGCAAGCTGCGCGCCGACCCCGGGCTGCGCACCGACCTCGGCAGGCGCGGCCACGAGACCGCCCGCGCGCGCTTTCACTGGCCGGTGCACGCCGAACGCTTCGTGGCGCAGCTGGAGACCTGGGCGGGCCGCACCCCCACCCCGCCTCCGGCGACGGCCCCGGCCCCGGCCCCGGCCACCGCGCAGCCCCCCGCGCAGACCTGGGAAGGCGCACGTTGA
- the wecB gene encoding non-hydrolyzing UDP-N-acetylglucosamine 2-epimerase, with protein MHVLGARPNFVKAAPVIEALRAAGAEQAVIHTGQHYDERMSEIFFRELGLPEPDVNLGVGSGSHAAQTAGLMLGLEREFTSRSPALVIVYGDVNSTIAAALVAAKLHIPVAHVEAGLRSFDMTMPEEVNRRLTDQLSDLCLVTSPEAIGHLAAEGVPVGRTHFVGNPMIDTLLKNLDAFDTAKVRAEHDLPARYVLATLHRPANVDSARTAAALVRHLHGIADLADLVIPVHPRGRANLLAAGLDDHPAVRVLDPLGYIDFIAAVRGAAAVVTDSGGLQEETTILGVPCLTVRPNTERPITITHGTNRLVAFEGLVPETRKALEAERPAGTRVTPPLWDGAAGPRIAEVILEFLVD; from the coding sequence GTGCACGTTCTGGGAGCACGGCCGAACTTCGTCAAGGCCGCCCCGGTGATCGAGGCCCTCCGGGCCGCCGGCGCGGAGCAGGCCGTGATCCACACCGGCCAGCACTACGACGAGCGGATGTCGGAGATCTTCTTCCGTGAGCTCGGGCTGCCCGAACCCGACGTCAACCTCGGAGTCGGTTCCGGCAGCCACGCCGCCCAGACCGCCGGGCTGATGCTCGGCCTGGAACGGGAGTTCACGAGCCGTTCACCCGCGCTCGTCATCGTGTACGGCGACGTGAACTCGACGATCGCCGCCGCCCTGGTCGCGGCCAAGCTGCACATCCCGGTCGCCCATGTGGAGGCCGGGCTGCGCAGCTTCGACATGACCATGCCCGAGGAGGTCAACCGCCGCCTCACCGACCAGCTGTCGGACCTGTGCCTGGTCACCAGCCCGGAGGCGATCGGGCACCTGGCCGCCGAGGGGGTGCCGGTCGGGCGGACGCACTTCGTCGGCAACCCGATGATCGACACGCTGCTGAAGAACCTGGACGCCTTCGACACCGCGAAGGTGCGGGCCGAGCACGACCTGCCCGCCCGGTACGTGCTGGCCACCCTGCACCGCCCGGCCAACGTCGACTCCGCGCGGACCGCCGCCGCCCTGGTCAGGCATCTGCACGGCATCGCCGACCTGGCCGACCTGGTCATCCCCGTGCATCCCCGGGGCCGCGCCAACCTGCTGGCCGCCGGGCTGGACGACCACCCGGCCGTGCGCGTCCTGGACCCGCTGGGCTACATCGACTTCATCGCGGCCGTGCGCGGTGCCGCCGCCGTCGTCACCGACTCGGGCGGCCTCCAGGAGGAGACCACCATCCTGGGCGTCCCCTGCCTGACCGTCCGGCCCAACACCGAACGGCCCATCACCATCACCCACGGCACCAACCGCCTGGTCGCCTTCGAGGGCCTGGTGCCGGAGACCCGCAAGGCCCTGGAGGCGGAACGCCCGGCGGGGACGCGGGTGACGCCGCCGCTGTGGGACGGCGCCGCCGGTCCGCGCATCGCAGAAGTGATCCTGGAGTTCCTCGTTGACTGA
- a CDS encoding glycosyltransferase family 4 protein has translation MLKRTVYLLGLIWRQLRDDPGRAPRLAVRLLGRAVPGRPGAALRRSRLAVPRPRDPRRESADLRALLAHRPGPRQAPRPEPRPEPRLEPRPGPLPGASGHPAPGGAVLQFVTNALPLTNAGYTVRTHRIALAQRELGFDPHVVTRLGYPLSQGLGDTRARVEVDGVPYHRLLPWLPARDPLRDVARSAALAGPLVEAVRPRVLHAVSNHLNAAVALELGRRHGLPVVYEVRGFLEDSWLSRDPAHREDDDFYRLTRELETRRMTEADRVVTLGEAMRAEIAGRGVDPDKIITVPNGVDEAFLEPLPDAGEARAALGLAEGAPVIGLTSSFYGYEGIDTLIGAAALLRDGGTPVTLLLVGDGPELGALMRRAAGHGLPVEDRRPGGAGDGAGGARDGRVVFTGRVPMRSVRQYHAVLDVFAVPRRADRVCQLVTPLKPIEAMAGGIPVIASDVRALREIVEPGVTGTLTLPEDPEAWANSLADLIYSRDRRRKIGEAAREWVRAERTWRAVANRYRDAYP, from the coding sequence GTGCTCAAGAGAACCGTCTACCTGCTGGGACTGATCTGGCGGCAGCTGCGCGACGACCCCGGCCGGGCGCCCCGGCTGGCCGTGCGGCTGCTGGGCCGGGCGGTCCCCGGCCGCCCCGGCGCGGCCCTGCGCCGCTCGCGCCTGGCGGTGCCCCGTCCCCGGGATCCGCGCCGCGAGTCGGCCGACCTGCGGGCCCTGCTGGCCCACCGGCCCGGACCGCGCCAGGCCCCGCGTCCCGAACCGCGTCCCGAACCGCGTCTCGAACCGCGTCCCGGCCCGCTCCCCGGGGCGTCCGGTCACCCGGCTCCCGGCGGCGCCGTCCTGCAGTTCGTGACGAACGCGCTGCCGCTGACCAACGCCGGGTACACCGTGCGCACCCACCGGATCGCGCTGGCCCAGCGGGAGCTGGGCTTCGATCCCCACGTGGTGACGCGGCTGGGCTACCCGCTCAGCCAGGGCCTGGGCGACACCCGCGCGAGGGTGGAGGTCGACGGCGTCCCGTACCACCGGCTGCTCCCCTGGCTGCCCGCTCGCGACCCGCTGCGGGACGTCGCCCGGAGCGCCGCCCTGGCCGGGCCGCTGGTGGAGGCGGTCCGGCCGCGCGTGCTGCACGCGGTGAGCAACCACCTCAACGCGGCCGTGGCGCTGGAGCTGGGCCGGCGGCACGGGCTGCCGGTGGTGTACGAGGTGCGCGGCTTCCTGGAGGACTCCTGGCTGTCGCGCGACCCGGCGCACCGGGAGGACGACGACTTCTACCGGCTGACCCGGGAGCTGGAGACCCGGCGGATGACCGAGGCCGACCGGGTGGTCACCCTGGGCGAGGCGATGCGCGCGGAGATCGCCGGCCGGGGCGTCGACCCCGACAAGATCATCACGGTGCCCAACGGGGTGGACGAGGCGTTCCTGGAGCCGCTGCCCGACGCGGGAGAGGCGCGGGCCGCGCTGGGCCTGGCCGAGGGCGCCCCGGTGATCGGGCTGACCTCCTCGTTCTACGGGTACGAGGGCATCGACACGCTGATCGGCGCGGCGGCGCTGCTGCGGGACGGCGGCACCCCGGTCACCCTCCTGCTGGTGGGCGACGGGCCCGAGCTGGGCGCCCTGATGCGCCGCGCGGCCGGGCACGGCCTCCCGGTCGAGGACCGGCGGCCCGGCGGGGCCGGGGACGGCGCCGGCGGCGCGCGGGACGGCCGGGTGGTGTTCACCGGCCGGGTGCCCATGCGATCGGTTCGTCAGTACCACGCCGTCCTCGATGTGTTCGCGGTCCCCCGTCGCGCGGACCGGGTCTGCCAATTGGTCACGCCCCTCAAACCGATCGAGGCGATGGCGGGAGGAATCCCAGTAATAGCAAGTGATGTCAGGGCTCTTCGCGAAATCGTCGAACCGGGCGTGACCGGCACGTTAACTCTGCCGGAAGATCCGGAGGCGTGGGCGAATTCCCTGGCAGATCTCATTTACAGTCGCGACCGACGGCGAAAAATCGGAGAGGCCGCCCGGGAATGGGTGAGGGCGGAACGCACATGGCGTGCCGTCGCGAACCGCTACCGGGACGCCTACCCATAG
- a CDS encoding glycosyltransferase family 2 protein, with product MGTPKVSVIVPVYNCRSSLERTFRSVFDQTLPAGLIEIIAVDDGSTDGSAAELDRLAAGRPGFTVVRQPNSGGPGRPRNAGLDRARGEYVFFLDADDHLGPEALERCCALADENETDIVVPKYVGVGRKVNPHLFRETVPFTTIYDAVPNLYGSITALKLYRRALLDRHGIRFPENVLSGEDQFFAVRAYFEAKGVSVLADYDCYYWVDREDGTSALQRGGAPAGDYFPEIKRLMAFVAERTGPGPVRDRLMRRHFAVEVFSRFDPRYQAFSPEERRATRDAARELVGLWATEETMAALSPYARLVGHALRHGLDDLVDEAARVHAEDPPPVVVDGDRAYMAYPGFRDPALAVPDHVFEVTEPLRWRRALTGLEWRDGRLVVRVHAFLEDAGQGEPGEPREELVLRRRGGGQEHRVPFRREEGPDGRAGLVAEIDFGKARLGPGRWDASAAVRTRGLVHEGRLVATPGVAPPGARITAVREGSPLVTPYLTKGIGALALHVGGKGGRPAPATPAELSPARSGVLRLETKLAVALPDGGTPVRVRALLRHRDSKDVRAAPASVECGPGGLDVSAELDLSGARRGTWDASYEITVGSATGEFRAPMGPAGPPGPGSGGTSGTRARTAGPGGPRPFRTERGNLSLRVGNAALTRLRRLFGRRAPDGRP from the coding sequence ATGGGGACGCCCAAGGTCAGTGTCATCGTGCCCGTGTACAACTGCCGCTCCTCGCTGGAGCGCACGTTCCGATCGGTGTTCGACCAGACCCTGCCCGCGGGGCTGATCGAGATCATCGCGGTGGACGACGGCTCCACCGACGGCAGCGCCGCCGAGCTGGACCGGCTGGCCGCCGGGCGCCCCGGGTTCACGGTCGTCCGCCAGCCGAACTCGGGCGGCCCCGGCCGGCCCCGCAACGCCGGGCTCGACCGGGCCCGGGGCGAGTACGTGTTCTTCCTGGACGCCGACGACCACCTCGGCCCCGAGGCGCTGGAACGCTGCTGCGCGTTGGCCGACGAGAACGAGACCGACATCGTGGTGCCCAAGTACGTCGGCGTGGGCCGCAAGGTCAACCCCCATCTCTTCCGCGAGACGGTGCCGTTCACCACGATCTACGACGCGGTGCCCAACCTCTACGGCAGCATCACCGCCCTCAAGCTCTACCGGCGCGCCCTGCTCGACCGGCACGGGATCCGCTTCCCCGAGAACGTGCTGTCCGGCGAGGACCAGTTCTTCGCCGTCCGCGCCTACTTCGAGGCCAAGGGAGTGTCGGTCCTGGCCGACTACGACTGCTACTACTGGGTCGACAGGGAGGACGGCACCAGCGCCCTGCAGCGGGGCGGTGCCCCGGCCGGGGACTACTTCCCGGAGATCAAGCGGCTGATGGCGTTCGTGGCCGAGCGGACCGGGCCCGGACCGGTCCGCGACCGGCTGATGCGGCGCCACTTCGCGGTCGAGGTCTTCTCCCGCTTCGACCCGCGCTACCAGGCGTTCTCACCGGAGGAGCGGCGCGCCACCCGGGACGCGGCCCGGGAGCTGGTCGGGCTCTGGGCCACCGAGGAGACCATGGCGGCGCTCTCCCCGTACGCGCGGCTGGTCGGCCACGCGCTGCGGCACGGCCTCGACGACCTGGTCGACGAGGCCGCGCGGGTGCACGCCGAGGACCCTCCGCCGGTCGTGGTGGACGGCGATCGCGCGTACATGGCCTACCCCGGCTTCCGGGACCCCGCGCTGGCCGTCCCCGACCACGTCTTCGAGGTGACCGAGCCGCTGCGGTGGCGCCGGGCCCTCACCGGGCTGGAGTGGCGCGACGGCCGCCTGGTCGTGCGCGTCCACGCGTTCCTGGAGGACGCCGGCCAGGGCGAGCCCGGCGAGCCCCGCGAGGAGCTGGTGCTGCGGCGGCGGGGCGGCGGCCAGGAGCACCGCGTGCCGTTCCGCCGCGAGGAGGGCCCGGACGGGCGGGCCGGACTGGTCGCGGAGATCGACTTCGGGAAGGCCCGGCTGGGCCCCGGCCGGTGGGACGCCTCCGCCGCCGTCCGCACCCGCGGCCTGGTGCACGAGGGACGGCTGGTCGCCACCCCCGGCGTCGCACCGCCGGGAGCGCGGATCACCGCCGTGCGGGAGGGCAGCCCGCTCGTGACGCCCTACCTCACCAAGGGCATCGGGGCGCTGGCGCTGCACGTCGGCGGCAAGGGCGGGCGGCCCGCCCCGGCGACGCCCGCGGAGCTGTCCCCGGCGCGGTCGGGAGTGCTGCGGCTGGAGACCAAGCTCGCCGTGGCACTGCCGGACGGCGGCACGCCGGTGCGCGTCCGGGCGCTGCTGCGGCACCGCGACTCCAAGGACGTCCGGGCGGCGCCGGCCTCGGTGGAGTGCGGCCCCGGGGGCCTGGACGTCTCCGCCGAACTCGACCTGAGCGGCGCCCGCCGCGGCACGTGGGACGCCTCGTACGAGATCACCGTGGGATCGGCGACCGGCGAGTTCCGGGCCCCGATGGGGCCCGCCGGGCCGCCCGGCCCCGGCTCCGGCGGCACGTCCGGCACGCGGGCCCGGACCGCCGGGCCCGGTGGCCCGAGGCCGTTCCGGACGGAGCGCGGCAACCTCTCGCTCCGGGTCGGCAACGCCGCCCTCACGCGGCTGCGGCGCCTGTTCGGCCGGCGCGCACCGGACGGTCGCCCCTGA
- a CDS encoding nucleotide sugar dehydrogenase — protein sequence MDLVVIGLGYVGLPLVREACRAGLRVGGLDRDPKVVEGLLAGRSHIDDVTPGEVREMLASGFTPSLDENVLDGARTMVICVPTPLSEEGGPDLTAVRGAAGGIARHLAPGTLVVLESTTYPGTTEEVLRPLLEEASGLVAGTDFHLAFSPERIDPGNPVFGVANTPKIVGGLTPACAQAAAALYGKFVERVVQAKGTREAEMAKLLENTYRHVNIALVNEMAVFCHELGIDLWDAIDCAATKPFGFQAFRPGPGVGGHCIPIDPNYLSYKVRSLGYPFRFVELAQEINDRMPRYVVERAQQLLNGQGRALKGAEVLLLGVTYKADIADQRESPARPIARRLARLGARLSFHDPFVKEWRVDGAEVPAAGDDLPAALAAADLAVVLADHSAYDAGTLARHARLLFDTRGRTRELRGETVDLL from the coding sequence GTGGATCTGGTGGTCATCGGGCTCGGCTACGTCGGGCTGCCGCTGGTACGTGAGGCCTGCCGGGCCGGGCTCCGGGTCGGCGGCCTGGACCGCGACCCGAAGGTGGTCGAAGGGCTGCTGGCCGGACGGTCGCACATCGACGACGTCACGCCCGGCGAGGTACGGGAGATGCTGGCGTCCGGGTTCACGCCCAGCCTGGACGAGAACGTCCTGGACGGCGCCCGCACGATGGTGATCTGCGTGCCCACGCCCCTCTCCGAGGAGGGCGGCCCGGACCTGACCGCTGTCCGGGGGGCCGCCGGCGGCATCGCCCGGCACCTGGCGCCGGGCACCCTGGTCGTCCTGGAGTCGACGACCTACCCGGGCACCACCGAGGAGGTGCTGCGGCCCCTGCTGGAGGAGGCCAGCGGGCTGGTCGCCGGCACCGACTTCCACCTGGCGTTCTCGCCCGAGCGCATCGACCCGGGCAACCCGGTCTTCGGCGTGGCCAACACGCCCAAGATCGTCGGCGGGCTCACCCCCGCGTGCGCCCAGGCCGCCGCGGCCCTCTACGGCAAGTTCGTCGAACGCGTCGTGCAGGCCAAGGGCACCCGCGAGGCCGAGATGGCCAAGCTGCTGGAGAACACCTACCGGCACGTCAACATCGCCCTGGTCAACGAGATGGCGGTGTTCTGCCACGAGCTGGGGATCGACCTGTGGGACGCGATCGACTGCGCCGCCACCAAGCCGTTCGGGTTCCAGGCGTTCCGGCCCGGTCCCGGCGTCGGCGGGCACTGCATCCCCATCGACCCCAACTACCTGTCGTACAAGGTCCGCTCGCTGGGGTACCCGTTCCGCTTCGTGGAGCTGGCCCAGGAGATCAACGACCGGATGCCCCGCTACGTCGTCGAGCGCGCGCAGCAGCTGCTCAACGGGCAGGGCCGGGCCCTCAAGGGCGCCGAGGTGCTGCTGCTGGGCGTCACCTACAAGGCCGACATCGCCGACCAGCGCGAGTCCCCGGCCCGGCCCATCGCGCGGCGGCTGGCCCGCCTGGGCGCCCGCCTCAGCTTCCACGACCCGTTCGTGAAGGAATGGCGGGTGGACGGGGCCGAGGTGCCCGCGGCGGGCGACGACCTGCCGGCCGCGCTGGCCGCCGCCGACCTGGCCGTCGTCCTGGCCGATCACTCCGCCTACGACGCGGGGACGCTGGCGCGGCACGCCCGGCTGCTGTTCGACACCCGGGGCCGCACGCGCGAGCTCCGCGGCGAGACCGTCGACCTCCTCTGA
- a CDS encoding glycosyltransferase, whose amino-acid sequence MVQAAARAGCEVTLVLKAPVRTGRLVDPLRALPGVTVLSPHAEGRVAGEGGMQPRQAAAVLAAIDAERPFDLVVVRGRRLAGKLSAGPLAGRLWTYLTDVPQSAGEFTGSAKGELRRIADASRVLLCQTEELRGFLESAVPATAGKSVLFPPVVVLPDGMTGRTGGAPEGRALKLVYTGKFAPRWNTYEMTALPGLLARRGVDAELHMIGDKVHDDPADPGYSERMRAALESGQGVVWHGGHPRAEAMRLTAACDVGLSWRHPEMDASLELSTKVLECGTLGVPVVLNRTPMHERLFGADYPLFAATESDVVDALTLIGKNPETYALAVERCRAAAAGYTLDAAAGRLRASLDQAFPEPSEAVLAAARAAAVHEVAREATPDTASGAAPDTASGTAPDTASGTVPTLPDAAGAAPGAEGTLGTLVHEGTPPRPAEAGTGERRLRVGVAGHDLKFFTRLLDYLRSRPDMEVRVDHWAALKVHDPERSQELVDWADVVICEWCGPNALWYAAHKRPGQRLVVRLHRFELYAAWPRHLDIDAVDQVICVSPHYADLTREMTGWPAGKVVVVPNWVDDHQLDRPKLAGAEHHLGMIGIAPSRKRLDLALDALEELRREDPRFTLFVKSKLPWEYWWIWEREEERAHYQQVFRRIRRSPLLAGGVVFDSYGRDVAAWLRRIGFVLSTSDDESFHLAPAEGMASGAVPALLGWPGADTIYDTRWIHRDPSAMAASIAATVREGRWEAERELARRQVRGAYALEEVCRQWTDLLAGAPVPAVP is encoded by the coding sequence ATGGTGCAGGCCGCGGCCCGCGCCGGCTGCGAGGTCACCCTCGTGCTCAAGGCGCCCGTCCGTACCGGCCGGCTGGTCGACCCGCTGCGCGCCCTGCCGGGCGTGACCGTGCTCAGCCCGCACGCCGAGGGGCGGGTCGCGGGCGAGGGCGGGATGCAGCCCCGGCAGGCCGCCGCCGTCCTGGCCGCCATCGACGCCGAACGGCCCTTCGACCTGGTCGTCGTGCGCGGCCGGAGGCTGGCCGGGAAGCTGTCGGCCGGGCCGCTGGCCGGGCGGCTGTGGACCTACCTCACCGACGTCCCGCAGTCGGCGGGGGAGTTCACCGGTTCCGCCAAGGGCGAGCTGCGGCGCATCGCCGACGCGTCCCGGGTGCTGCTGTGCCAGACCGAGGAGCTGCGCGGGTTCCTGGAGAGCGCGGTGCCGGCCACGGCGGGCAAGAGCGTGCTGTTCCCGCCGGTGGTCGTGCTGCCGGACGGCATGACCGGGCGTACCGGCGGCGCCCCCGAGGGACGGGCGCTGAAGCTCGTCTACACGGGGAAGTTCGCCCCGCGCTGGAACACCTACGAGATGACCGCCCTGCCGGGGCTGCTCGCCCGGCGCGGGGTGGACGCCGAACTGCACATGATCGGCGACAAGGTCCACGACGATCCGGCAGACCCCGGCTACTCCGAGCGCATGCGCGCCGCGCTGGAGTCGGGCCAGGGCGTGGTGTGGCACGGCGGGCACCCCCGCGCCGAGGCGATGCGGCTCACCGCCGCCTGCGACGTGGGCCTGTCCTGGCGGCATCCGGAGATGGACGCCAGCCTGGAGCTGTCCACCAAGGTCCTGGAATGCGGCACGCTGGGCGTCCCCGTGGTGCTCAACCGCACCCCCATGCACGAGCGGCTGTTCGGCGCGGACTACCCCCTCTTCGCGGCCACCGAGTCCGACGTGGTGGACGCCCTCACCCTGATCGGGAAGAACCCCGAGACCTACGCGCTCGCGGTCGAGCGGTGCCGGGCCGCCGCCGCCGGCTACACCCTGGACGCCGCGGCCGGGCGCCTGCGGGCGTCCCTGGACCAGGCGTTCCCGGAACCGTCCGAGGCCGTGCTGGCGGCCGCCCGAGCGGCGGCCGTCCACGAGGTGGCCCGGGAGGCCACGCCCGACACCGCGTCCGGGGCCGCGCCCGACACCGCGTCCGGGACCGCGCCCGACACCGCGTCCGGGACCGTGCCCACGCTCCCGGACGCGGCGGGGGCCGCGCCCGGCGCGGAGGGGACGCTCGGCACCCTCGTCCACGAGGGGACGCCCCCGCGGCCCGCCGAGGCCGGAACGGGCGAGCGCAGGCTCCGCGTCGGCGTGGCCGGGCACGACCTGAAGTTCTTCACCCGGCTGCTGGACTACCTCAGGTCACGGCCCGACATGGAGGTCCGCGTCGACCACTGGGCGGCGCTCAAGGTGCACGACCCCGAACGCAGCCAGGAGCTGGTCGACTGGGCGGACGTCGTCATCTGCGAATGGTGCGGGCCCAACGCCCTCTGGTACGCCGCGCACAAGCGGCCCGGGCAGCGCCTCGTCGTCCGGCTGCACCGCTTCGAGCTGTACGCCGCCTGGCCGCGCCACCTCGACATCGACGCCGTCGACCAGGTGATCTGCGTCAGCCCGCACTACGCCGACCTGACCCGGGAGATGACCGGGTGGCCCGCCGGGAAGGTGGTCGTGGTGCCCAACTGGGTGGACGACCACCAGCTCGACCGGCCCAAGCTGGCCGGAGCCGAGCACCACCTCGGGATGATCGGCATCGCGCCGTCCCGCAAGCGGCTCGACCTGGCCCTGGACGCGCTGGAGGAACTGCGCCGCGAGGACCCCCGGTTCACGCTCTTCGTCAAGTCGAAGCTGCCCTGGGAGTACTGGTGGATCTGGGAGCGCGAGGAGGAGCGCGCCCACTACCAGCAGGTGTTCCGGCGGATCCGCCGCTCACCGCTGCTGGCCGGCGGGGTGGTGTTCGACTCCTACGGGCGGGACGTGGCGGCCTGGCTGCGCCGCATCGGCTTCGTGCTGTCCACCAGCGACGACGAGAGCTTCCACCTCGCCCCGGCGGAGGGCATGGCGTCGGGGGCCGTTCCCGCGCTGCTGGGCTGGCCGGGAGCGGACACCATCTACGACACCCGCTGGATCCACCGGGACCCCTCCGCGATGGCCGCCTCCATCGCCGCGACCGTCCGCGAGGGACGCTGGGAGGCCGAACGGGAGCTGGCCCGGCGGCAGGTCCGCGGCGCGTACGCGCTGGAGGAGGTCTGCCGCCAGTGGACCGACCTGCTGGCCGGAGCCCCCGTGCCCGCCGTCCCGTAG